Proteins found in one Gigantopelta aegis isolate Gae_Host chromosome 12, Gae_host_genome, whole genome shotgun sequence genomic segment:
- the LOC121385742 gene encoding kin of IRRE-like protein 1, whose product MRCNVTSNPGSHIKLLNNSQILRDVTNSKQAEYTWNQAGCLDTGPYTCEARNSIVPSVRQSVQLSVRCSPRRDHRVPFKDRFVTAVGGDVTLTISVIANPTPTFTWYRLSDGTKMNLTSENSTTADVSATGSLALKNVQQKDFGIYQVVVSNGDKNRDFLAKFPLIEEGPTSVPSDVSVWGSGLAVAVAWIEEFNGGLPQTFLVQYRADGTTQWENLTEVFEEIGVKKVHASLISNLQPTARYLVRVLAYNTHGYKGFTHEQEVLTGEEISQKDTSLGTGIGVGITIMTAMLIIVSGIVYTYWWMRNGKPEFGCTKRQSGIVAQENPVYEDLEQNRGDESVTETNASSNYTSLETTKETSFDDLEVYENRSEIKGDESVTETNASSNYTSLEIRKETQFDDLEVYENRSEIKVDKLVTETNASSHYTSLEIRKETSFDDLEVYENRSEIKGDESVTETNASSNYSPLEIRQEKPYDDLEVYENRSEIKE is encoded by the exons ATGAGATGCAATGTTACCAGTAATCCGGGATCTCACATCAAACTGTTGAACAACTCACAGATTCTGCGTGACGTGACAAACTCTAAACAGGCTGAGTACACGTGGAACCAGGCTGGGTGTCTGGATACAGGACCCTACACGTGTGAAGCTAGAAACAGCATTGTACCTTCTGTCCGTCAAAGTGTGCAGCTCAGTGTTAGAT GTTCACCACGACGAGACCATCGAGTTCCATTCAAGGACAGATTTGTTACAGCTGTGGGTGGTGATGTGACACTCACAATATCTGTGATTGCCAATCCTACACCCACATTTACCTGGTACAGACTGAGTGATGGGACGAAAATGAATCTTACATCAGAAAATTCAACTACAGCTGATGTATCTGCTACTGGAAGTCTCGCACTAAAAAATGTTCAGCAGAAAGATTTTGGAATCTATCAAGTGGTCGTGTCAAATGGAGATAAAAATAGAGATTTCCTGGCAAAATTTCCACTTATTGAAGAAG GTCCCACAAGCGTTCCCTCTGACGTCAGTGTATGGGGTAGCGGCCTTGCAGTCGCAGTGGCGTGGATAGAGGAATTCAATGGAGGGCTACCTCAGACATTCCTAGTACAGTATCGGGCTGATGGAACGACACAGTGGGAAAACCTTACTGAAGTGTTTGAGGAAATAGGTGTCAAAAAGGTCCATGCATCTTTAATATCGAATCTGCAGCCAACGGCGAGATATCTGGTCCGAGTTTTAGCTTATAACACACACGGGTACAAAGGATTCACACACGAGCAGGAGGTTCTAACTGGTG AAGAAATCTCACAAAAAGACACTTCACTGGGAACAGGCATTGGTGTTGGAATTACAATAATGACGGCAATGTTGATAATCGTCAGTGGAATTGTATACACCTATTGGTGGATGAGAAACG GTAAACCAGAATTCGGGTGCACTAAAAG ACAGTCCGGTATTGTAGCACAAGAGAACCCTGTCTATGAAGACCTTGAACAAAATCGAG GTGACGAATCTGTTACTGAGACCAATGCATCCAGTAATTATACCTCACTAGAAACCACAAAGGAAACATCATTCGACGATCTGGAAGTTTACGAAAATAGATCCGAGATCAAAG GTGACGAATCTGTTACTGAGACCAATGCATCCAGTAATTATACCTCACTGGAAATCAGAAAAGAAACACAATTCGACGATCTGGAAGTTTACGAAAATAGATCCGAGATCAAAG TTGACAAATTGGTTACTGAGACCAATGCATCCAGTCATTATACCTCACTGGAAATCAGAAAAGAAACATCATTCGACGATCTGGAAGTTTACGAAAATAGATCCGAGATCAAAG GTGACGAATCTGTTACTGAGACCAATGCATCCAGTAATTATTCCCCACTGGAAATCAGACAAGAAAAACCATACGACGACCTGGAAGTTTACGAAAATAGATCCGAGATCAAAG aatGA